A DNA window from Ipomoea triloba cultivar NCNSP0323 chromosome 10, ASM357664v1 contains the following coding sequences:
- the LOC116031641 gene encoding gibberellin 2-beta-dioxygenase-like has product MVVLSQPILEDFPVLKACKSNTASFGGIPVIDLLDPEAKTQIVKACQEFGFFKVVNHGVPMEAMAKLESEAVKFFGLPQHEKDKAGPPTPYGYGNRRIGSNGDVGWIEYLLFTTNPELISQKPITIPGNSDLFWGLVNEYTEAVKNMTCELLEMMAEGLKIGPKNVLSRLIRDEKSDCCFRVNHYPPCPELQALSGRNLIGFGEHTDPQVISVVRSNDTTGLQISLKDGTWVSVPPDQYSFFINVGDSLQVMTNGRFRSVKHRVLADSLKARVSMIYFGGPPLSAKIAALSSLMEEGEESLYNEFTWHEYKKSAYKTKLADNRLSLFEKNNKSLSLHCNNPTSVN; this is encoded by the exons ATGGTGGTTTTGTCTCAGCCAATTCTTGAGGATTTCCCGGTGCTGAAAGCTTGTAAATCCAACACGGCGTCGTTCGGCGGGATTCCGGTGATAGATCTTCTGGACCCGGAGGCTAAAACCCAGATTGTGAAGGCTTGCCAGGAGTTTGGGTTCTTTAAGGTGGTCAACCATGGAGTTCCCATGGAGGCCATGGCTAAATTGGAAAGTGAAGCTGTGAAATTCTTTGGTTTGCCCCAGCATGAGAAGGACAAAGCTGGACCCCCCACCCCCTATGGCTATGGGAATAGGAGGATTGGGTCCAATGGCGATGTGGGTTGGATTGAGTACCTCCTATTCACCACTAACCCTGAACTCATTTCCCAGAAACCCATTACCATTCCTGGCAATTCTGACCTTTTTTG GGGGCTTGTGAATGAGTATACTGAGGCTGTGAAGAACATGACCTGTGAATTACTGGAGATGATGGCTGAGGGGTTGAAGATTGGGCCAAAAAATGTGCTGAGCAGGCTGATCAGGGATGAGAAAAGTGACTGTTGCTTCAGGGTAAACCACTATCCACCATGCCCAGAGCTCCAAGCATTGAGTGGCAGAAATCTGATTGGTTTTGGAGAGCACACAGACCCACAAGTGATCTCTGTTGTCAGGTCCAATGACACCACAGGCCTGCAAATCTCCCTCAAAGATGGCACTTGGGTCTCTGTCCCCCCTGACCAGTACTCTTTCTTCATCAATGTTGGTGACTCCCTGCAG GTGATGACTAATGGGAGGTTTAGGAGTGTGAAGCACAGGGTGCTGGCAGACAGCCTGAAGGCCAGGGTGTCGATGATATACTTTGGAGGTCCACCTTTGAGTGCAAAGATTGCAGCTTTATCTTCCCTTATGGAAGAAGGGGAAGAGAGTCTGTACAATGAATTCACATGGCATGAATACAAGAAGTCTGCTTACAAGACAAAGTTGGCTGACAACAGGCTTTCCCTGTTTGAGAAGAACAACAAATCCCTATCCCTGCATTGTAATAACCCAACTTCTGttaattag